Genomic window (Pyrus communis chromosome 13, drPyrComm1.1, whole genome shotgun sequence):
agTGGAGAATGGACTAAGTCTCACATTGGACTACCcataataatgtagtttaaatttgtcttgaaatttgatccaacagctacaattattataacttttagagaggtcccctgtttgtagtcgttgaatcaaatttcaaggatcccTAGGTTTTGGTGAGAGAGGTCCAAAGGGGATCTCTTCCCTTATTCCACAACTTCCCCCAACCCCCATTTTATTTatggaaaactaataaaaattgcttgaaaactttgagttttaaagaaaatgccttgaaaactttgagttttaatgaaaataacaaaatataaagtaaaataaatagtatcataattgacattttaatgtaaaagtatgatttttcgttaaagtgaacaataccatgaGCTTTTAGataaagtttcattttatttataatatacatctttcttttttttctttttttttttgcccttttgTCTCAATCCTTTAAATAATCTTCCACCCCCTACATCCCTCCCCTCTGACTCTCCATCAATGCCACATTTGACAGCTCcaaaaattcatatttcaaagttttgaaaaaagcCTCATTTCTTCTCCCCTATCCCTCCAACAAAAccaggaaatttttttttttcagatggGCAAGAAAATGAAgctcccttttctctccaagaacACATCAGAGATATCaagatcttcctcttcttcttcctcctcatggCCTTGGCCTTCTTGTACTCAAACCAGAACCATTTCTTTCAGAACTGGCAATGATATTTTCAAGACCATAAACTCAGCCTACTTCGACACTACAAACCCTAAAACAGATTTGGCGTTGGTGGATAGCACACCAGACTCGGTCTTCACGAACTCGTCATCTCACGAGTGTCCCAGCTTCACCACCGCCTCTAAAGATTCTAGAGGCGGTGGAGGAGCAGGAGGAGGGGACGCAATAGAGAGTGTGATTAAAGGGTTGAGGTCAGAGAGGCTCTTCTTTGAGCCAGCTGGTCAGACAAGCTCTGTGCTAGTGGAGGCGGCGCCGGCAGCACCATATGATGATGGTGGTAATGGGGTTAATAATGTCATTCCATTCAAGGAGAGCGTGGCTTTGTCAATGGACTCGACAGACCCGATTGTGGATTTTAGAAAATCTATGGAGGAAA
Coding sequences:
- the LOC137711915 gene encoding transcription repressor OFP15-like translates to MGKKMKLPFLSKNTSEISRSSSSSSSSWPWPSCTQTRTISFRTGNDIFKTINSAYFDTTNPKTDLALVDSTPDSVFTNSSSHECPSFTTASKDSRGGGGAGGGDAIESVIKGLRSERLFFEPAGQTSSVLVEAAPAAPYDDGGNGVNNVIPFKESVALSMDSTDPIVDFRKSMEEMVEAHGLKDWENLEELLCWYLRVNGKSNHGYVVGAFVDLLVGLAFTTTRSNSCSCVINSPSSPLSNFYNSITTTSSSLSSSSSSASSATTPCVSSIEEESESTATTPCLSSLLEGEEDQIKEEEADEDDEDDASSSPVN